A section of the Babylonia areolata isolate BAREFJ2019XMU chromosome 31, ASM4173473v1, whole genome shotgun sequence genome encodes:
- the LOC143276188 gene encoding beta-microseminoprotein-like, giving the protein MGHLTFQCLLVLCVISAVTADCFNGPLHRRVSNGRMERYCMTDEVIPKKIDYGRRVKTDNCYSCSCSRRGMHCCGFGIKAGNNAQRVPVPPGCMLVVDGCNYYMIHAKTGAHC; this is encoded by the exons ATGGGTCACCTCACATTTCAGTGTCTGCTCGTGCTCTGCGTGATCTCGGCTGTCACGGCGGACTGTTTCAATGGACCACTGCATCGACGAGTGAgca acggacggatggagaGATACTGCATGACGGACGAGGTGATACCGAAGAAGATAGACTACGGACGTCGGGTGAAGACTGATAACTGCTACAGCTGTTCCTGCTCTCGCCGCGGGATGCACTGCTGCGG ATTTGGCATCAAAGCGGGCAACAATGCTCAAAGAGTGCCAGTACCTCCAGGGTGTATGCTGGTGGTGGACGGGTGCAACTACTACATGATCCACGCCAAAACAGGGGCACACTGCtag
- the LOC143276194 gene encoding uncharacterized protein LOC143276194, translating into MVSKRGKRKRSVEGASSGEQKQRKRELVDSTSAGDENPTEQTDGCEGNSHTESQDTCDMAVDSTENTNTLAPPQPSDHEDKPTDQPGPCDDGDASKSTKDTHAPEDTNCQTSSAPDKAAEESVPHEAVSEEAGPCDSEIDKTLTADDAQCDMSAETVKADEQLAEGSQLGGAKLKTKEPFPEEKHNESHDKSNQEIPKKIPESLPPTNEDSISTSTDLNKTENDTSDSTKHVTPKVKEKEIYTKGEGQEKELKPSSANEQDNQHHTCVTMIKETAKETRDITQEPESSTKVNNLAEINPTDEVNARTATETANQQTTPTEPLAAEDQKLAESEQILKEVLNKAHLPQPNQAGDFLDTPTLGKASVLSESGPENKKKVDQLHEVELQKEGLKVEEKHANLADKDRGNKIAECGEEFAEQFDLPGSQEVKERMLMTSQGDNSSCGNNRMGRE; encoded by the exons ATGGTATCTAAGAGAGGAAAACGAAAGCGATCAGTTG aGGGAGCCTCGAGCggagaacagaaacagagaaaacgtGAATTGGTTGACAGTACTTCAGCAGGAGATGAAAA CCCAACAGAGCAGACAGATGGGTGTGAAGGAAACAGTCACACCGAGTCTCAAGACACCTGTGACATGGCTGTGGATTCTACTGAAAACACCAACACACTGGCACCACCACAACCCTCTGACCATGAGGAcaaaccaacagaccagccaggGCCCTGTGATGATGGAGATGCTTCAAAAAGCACTAAGGACACCCATGCACCAGAGGACACAAACTGTCAAACATCTTCCGCACCTGACAAAGCTGCAGAGGAGTCAGTTCCCCATGAAGCAGTGTCAGAAGAAGCAGGCCCGTGTGACAGTGAAATTGACAAAACTTTGACAGCAGATGACGCACAGTGCGATATGTCAGCGGAAACAGTCAAGGCTGATGAGCAACTAGCGGAAGGGTCACAACTAGGCGGCGCAAAACTAAAAACGAAAGAACCATTTCCTGAAGAAAAACACAATGAAAGTCATGATAAGAGCAACCAAGAAATCCCTAAGAAAATTCCGGAATCTCTACCCCCTACAAACGAAGACAGCATATCAACATCAACAGActtaaacaaaacagaaaacgacACGTCAGACTCCACCAAGCACGTTACCCCaaaagttaaagaaaaagaaatttataCAAAAGGAGAAGGACAGGAAAAAGAACTTAAACCATCTTCAGCAAATGAACAAGATAATCAGCATCACACATGTGTAACAATGATCAAAGAAACAGCCAAAGAAACAAGAGACATCACGCAAGAACCCGAAAGTAGTACCAAAGTTAACAACCTAGCTGAGATTAACCCAACTGACGAAGTAAATGCCAGGACCGCTACAGAAACTGCAAACCAACAAACCACACCGACAGAGCCCCTCGCCGCAGAAGACCAGAAACTAGCGGAAAGTGAACAAATTCTCAAAGAAGTCCTCAACAAAGCACACCTTCCTCAACCAAACCAAGCTGGGGATTTTCTGGACACACCAACCCTTGGCAAAGCCTCAGTCCTTTCAGAATCTGGtccagaaaacaagaaaaaggtgGACCAGCTTCACGAGGTGGAACTGCAGAAGGAAGGGTTGAAGGTGGAAGAAAAGCATGCGAACCTTGCTGACAAGGATAGGGGGAACAAGATTGCGGAATGTGGGGAAGAGTTTGCTGAACAGTTCGACTTGCCTGGTTCACAGG AGGTGAAGGAGAGGATGCTGATGACGAGTCAAGGAGACAACAGCAGCTGCGGCAACAACAGGATGGGGAGAGAATGA